A window of Streptomyces sp. SAI-127 contains these coding sequences:
- the bcp gene encoding thioredoxin-dependent thiol peroxidase, translating to MSERLQPGDVAPAFTLPDADGNDISLSDHKGRKVIVYFYPAALTPGCTKQACDFTDNLEVLAGAGYDVLGISPDAPEKLAKFREKESLKVTLLADPEKAVTEAYGAYGEKKNYGKTYMGVIRSTIIVDEEGKVERALYNVRATGHVAKIIKDLGI from the coding sequence GCCCGGGGACGTGGCCCCCGCCTTCACCCTGCCCGACGCCGACGGCAACGACATCTCTTTGTCGGACCACAAGGGCCGCAAGGTCATCGTCTACTTCTACCCGGCCGCCCTGACCCCGGGCTGCACGAAGCAGGCCTGCGACTTCACCGACAACCTGGAGGTGCTGGCCGGCGCGGGGTACGACGTCCTCGGCATCTCCCCGGACGCCCCGGAGAAACTGGCGAAGTTCCGCGAGAAGGAGTCCCTGAAGGTCACGCTGCTGGCCGACCCGGAGAAGGCCGTGACCGAGGCATACGGCGCGTACGGCGAGAAGAAGAACTACGGCAAGACCTACATGGGCGTCATCCGCTCCACGATCATCGTGGACGAGGAGGGCAAGGTCGAACGGGCGCTGTACAACGTCCGGGCGACGGGCCACGTGGCGAAGATCATCAAGGACCTGGGTATCTGA
- a CDS encoding HNH endonuclease — protein sequence MGSGVQYTREQLTEAAARCSDIEEVIAFFGTQPYATLRRYLIRRFVHFGIDISHFSPYGRCRRPTSDELRAAVAGSESMAEALRHLERPDNGRQRALLREWVAQEGLTTAHFLGQAHQRGKTRPDILKRPEDVLVQHDGKRRTRTYLLRRALLEVGVPETCGDCGIGSEWLGKPMTLAVDHVNGDWSDDRRENLRLLCPNCHAVTSTWCRGGRRPRTTAGTMADS from the coding sequence ATGGGTAGCGGCGTGCAGTACACCCGGGAGCAGTTGACCGAGGCCGCAGCAAGGTGCTCCGACATCGAAGAGGTCATCGCATTCTTCGGCACCCAGCCGTACGCCACACTCCGCCGCTATCTGATCCGGCGGTTCGTTCACTTCGGCATCGACATCTCACACTTCAGCCCCTATGGCAGATGCCGCCGTCCCACCTCCGACGAGTTGCGAGCCGCAGTCGCCGGGTCCGAATCCATGGCGGAGGCTCTCCGACACCTGGAACGCCCGGACAACGGCAGGCAGCGCGCGCTGTTGCGTGAGTGGGTCGCCCAAGAAGGTCTCACGACTGCGCACTTCTTGGGACAGGCTCATCAGCGAGGGAAGACTCGCCCTGACATCCTCAAGCGCCCGGAGGACGTCCTGGTACAGCACGACGGCAAGCGCCGAACCAGGACTTACCTGCTACGCCGGGCTCTATTGGAAGTCGGAGTCCCCGAAACGTGCGGAGACTGCGGGATCGGCTCCGAGTGGCTAGGCAAGCCCATGACCCTGGCGGTCGACCACGTCAACGGCGACTGGAGCGACGACCGGCGGGAGAACCTGCGGTTGCTCTGTCCCAACTGCCACGCAGTCACCAGTACCTGGTGCAGGGGAGGCAGAAGACCGCGAACAACTGCCGGTACGATGGCAGACAGCTAG
- a CDS encoding HNH endonuclease has product MAVSAYPKEWLEEAARGARTLSEALERLGIDPKSSTRHYIRERMKKLGVDTSHFEREGGRWTREALEAAVSASTNMCEVLRRLGVEVVGGQHTHISRRIKAYGIDTSHFQVPTHRGKALRRRTPGELLIEQPADNARRIQSDRLRRAMTSVGVAERCALCGIEGIWRGCPLPLEVDHIDGNWGDNRVENLRFLCPNCHSTTDSYRGRGKGRA; this is encoded by the coding sequence ATGGCAGTCAGCGCATATCCGAAGGAGTGGCTGGAAGAGGCGGCTCGGGGGGCTCGGACGCTGTCGGAGGCACTGGAGAGGCTGGGGATTGATCCTAAGAGCTCAACGCGGCACTACATCCGGGAGCGGATGAAGAAGCTGGGGGTGGACACCTCGCACTTCGAACGCGAGGGGGGTCGGTGGACGAGAGAGGCCCTGGAAGCCGCGGTTTCGGCATCAACGAACATGTGCGAGGTACTGCGCCGTCTCGGGGTTGAGGTCGTCGGCGGGCAGCACACACACATCAGCCGCCGGATCAAGGCGTACGGCATCGACACCTCGCACTTCCAGGTCCCGACTCATCGGGGCAAGGCGTTGCGTCGCCGAACTCCGGGCGAACTACTCATCGAGCAGCCCGCAGACAATGCCCGGCGCATCCAGAGCGATCGTCTCAGGCGGGCGATGACGAGCGTAGGCGTAGCCGAGCGGTGCGCCCTATGCGGTATCGAAGGAATCTGGCGGGGCTGTCCACTACCCCTTGAGGTCGACCATATCGACGGCAACTGGGGGGACAACCGCGTCGAGAACCTGCGGTTCCTCTGTCCCAACTGCCACTCGACAACGGACAGTTATCGTGGGCGCGGCAAGGGGCGCGCTTGA